The following are encoded together in the Terriglobia bacterium genome:
- a CDS encoding sulfatase-like hydrolase/transferase: MPSMLRGNRRTGTALAALALSGAALFACGPGEAPTAPASSESPARLRFASRRPDVVLITVDTLRFDATGFSGAGRVKTPTFDRLASEGRAFPSAHAHAVITLPSHASILTGLYPYQHGIRDNAGFVLRDDVPTLATVLKGEGYATGAFVSSFTLDGRFGLKRGFDFYDDRCEGYSGDPSRLAERPGDVTVGLALAWWEAHRDAPRFLWVHVFTPHYPYDPPEPFKSRYSKAPYFGDVALADEQIRPVVEALERSRDLAPIVVFTGDHGESLGEHGEKSHGIFCYESTLRIPLVLWSPGRIPPGSDPRPARHVDILPTVLGALGLSAPAGVPGRSLLGPAGDDASSYFEALTAWLNRGWAPLYGRIEGGRKAIDLPVAELYDLPADPGETKNLARTSPAIEREIASRIPAEAREAPGRETPDRETVEKLRSLGYLAAGPAPAPVRFDASSDPKNLIFLDEEVNKAVLRYRKGHDAPGAIRDLESILARAPGMANVYMQLAVIEAEQGRVDQALSLLRKAVSTGTGGEKMKIQLARGLSQAGRADEAWAALSDCLDSRNPETQEALGTVAAAQGRYDEAQARFDKALALDPTYPAARVDLAVLLMNRGRADEARKMLERALSENAYLPDGWNAMGVIRAQEGDVKGAVDAWERALRINPKLTIALVNLAVAAEKLGDRGKAVAALRKLVPMLQGSARSKAEAKLRALEQGAPSGR; the protein is encoded by the coding sequence ATGCCTTCCATGCTCCGCGGGAATCGGCGCACGGGAACGGCGCTCGCCGCGCTGGCGCTCTCAGGAGCGGCCCTCTTCGCCTGCGGCCCGGGCGAAGCTCCGACGGCGCCCGCTTCTTCCGAGTCCCCCGCCCGACTCCGCTTCGCGAGCCGGCGTCCCGACGTCGTGCTGATCACCGTCGACACGCTTCGCTTCGACGCGACCGGCTTCTCGGGCGCGGGAAGGGTCAAGACGCCGACGTTCGACCGGCTCGCCTCCGAGGGGCGCGCGTTCCCCTCGGCGCACGCCCACGCGGTGATCACGCTACCGTCGCACGCCTCGATCCTGACCGGCCTCTACCCGTACCAGCACGGGATCAGGGACAACGCGGGGTTCGTCCTCCGCGACGACGTCCCGACCCTCGCGACCGTCCTGAAAGGGGAGGGGTACGCCACGGGAGCGTTCGTCTCCTCGTTCACTCTCGACGGCCGATTCGGGTTGAAGCGCGGGTTCGACTTCTACGACGACCGGTGCGAGGGGTACTCGGGAGATCCCTCGAGGCTGGCCGAGCGCCCCGGCGACGTGACGGTCGGACTGGCGCTGGCCTGGTGGGAGGCCCACCGGGACGCGCCCCGGTTCCTCTGGGTCCACGTGTTCACGCCGCACTACCCGTACGATCCGCCGGAGCCGTTCAAGAGCCGCTACTCCAAGGCGCCGTACTTCGGAGACGTCGCCCTCGCCGACGAGCAGATCCGCCCGGTGGTCGAGGCGCTGGAACGATCCCGCGATCTCGCCCCGATCGTGGTGTTCACCGGCGACCACGGCGAGTCGCTCGGCGAGCACGGCGAGAAGAGCCACGGCATCTTCTGCTACGAGTCGACGCTCAGGATCCCGCTGGTGCTCTGGTCGCCCGGCAGGATCCCGCCGGGCTCCGACCCGAGGCCCGCGCGGCACGTGGACATCCTTCCCACCGTCCTCGGGGCGCTGGGCCTCTCCGCGCCGGCGGGAGTGCCCGGGCGTTCCCTCCTCGGCCCGGCCGGCGACGACGCTTCGAGCTATTTCGAGGCCCTCACCGCGTGGCTCAACCGGGGGTGGGCGCCGCTCTACGGCAGGATCGAAGGGGGCCGGAAAGCGATCGACCTGCCCGTTGCCGAGCTGTACGACTTGCCCGCCGACCCCGGCGAGACGAAGAACCTCGCCCGCACGAGCCCCGCGATCGAGCGTGAGATCGCCTCCCGAATCCCGGCGGAGGCTCGCGAGGCCCCGGGACGCGAGACCCCCGACCGGGAGACGGTGGAGAAGCTCCGCTCCCTCGGGTATCTCGCCGCAGGTCCGGCTCCCGCTCCGGTGCGCTTCGACGCCTCTTCCGATCCCAAGAACCTGATCTTCCTCGACGAGGAAGTGAACAAGGCCGTGCTGCGCTACCGGAAGGGACACGACGCCCCGGGAGCGATCCGAGACCTCGAGTCGATCCTCGCGCGGGCCCCCGGCATGGCGAACGTCTACATGCAGCTCGCCGTGATCGAAGCGGAGCAGGGACGCGTCGATCAGGCCCTCTCGTTGCTGCGGAAGGCGGTCTCGACGGGGACCGGCGGCGAGAAGATGAAGATCCAGCTCGCGCGCGGGCTGAGCCAGGCCGGCCGGGCGGACGAGGCGTGGGCGGCGCTCTCCGATTGCCTCGACTCGAGGAACCCGGAGACCCAGGAGGCGCTCGGCACCGTCGCGGCCGCGCAAGGGCGGTACGACGAGGCGCAGGCGAGGTTCGACAAGGCGCTCGCGCTCGACCCCACCTACCCCGCCGCCCGCGTGGACCTCGCGGTGCTCCTGATGAACCGCGGCCGGGCGGACGAGGCGAGGAAGATGCTCGAGCGCGCGCTGTCGGAGAACGCGTACCTCCCGGACGGGTGGAACGCGATGGGAGTGATCCGGGCCCAGGAAGGCGACGTCAAGGGCGCGGTGGACGCCTGGGAGCGGGCGCTCAGGATCAACCCGAAGCTGACCATCGCCCTCGTGAACCTCGCGGTCGCGGCGGAGAAGCTCGGAGATCGCGGGAAGGCGGTCGCGGCGCTAAGGAAGCTCGTACCGATGCTCCAGGGGAGCGCGCGGAGCAAGGCCGAGGCGAAGCTCCGCGCCCTGGAGCAGGGCGCGCCCTCAGGCCGCTGA